The following are encoded together in the Tripterygium wilfordii isolate XIE 37 chromosome 3, ASM1340144v1, whole genome shotgun sequence genome:
- the LOC119995715 gene encoding loganic acid O-methyltransferase-like translates to MPSSHVVNGDNSVHSYSKHSIYQRQAEDVVREKIRKAIVEKLDVRNFSSTSNTICVADYGCAVGDNTFISMQHTLGAIKQKFYSQCPKSETPEFQVFLNDQVSNDFNALFTLIPQEKQYFVAGVPGSFHNQLFPKSSIHFAHTSCSLHWLSEMPEGLEDVDSPAYNKGRIHYAGCPDEVVRAYASQFDKDAEKFLKARADELVPGGMLVITMPGIRDGMPCIETPIGLMHDFMGSIFMDMAKEGLVSEADVDSFNLPIYSASPGEMLGLVERNGEFNIERLELADPTPRLDDPVDMEAWTLHVRAAMDGMFMNHFKIEVVDEMFERLIGKLDELSPLVESCKKDAAQLFVVLTRK, encoded by the exons ATGCCGTCTTCCCATGTTGTGAATGGTGACAATAGTGTTCACAGCTACTCCAAGCACTCCATCTATCAG CGACAGGCTGAAGATGTTGTGAGAGAGAAAATACGCAAAGCAATCGTAGAGAAGCTAGATGTAAGAAATTTTTCTTCTACTTCAAACACAATTTGTGTAGCAGATTATGGATGTGCAGTTGGAGACAATACCTTCATTTCCATGCAACATACATTAGGTGCTATTAAACAAAAGTTCTACTCTCAATGCCCTAAATCCGAGACGCCCGAATTTCAAGTCTTTTTGAACGATCAAGTCTCGAACGATTTCAATGCTCTCTTCACACTCATTCCCCAGGAAAAGCAATACTTTGTGGCTGGAGTACCTGGTTCCTTTCACAACCAGTTATTCCCAAAATCATCGATCCACTTCGCTCATACGTCTTGTTCACTCCACTGGCTCTCTGAGATGCCGGAAGGGTTGGAAGATGTCGATTCTCCGGCGTATAATAAGGGAAGGATACACTACGCCGGTTGTCCAGATGAAGTAGTGAGAGCTTATGCATCACAATTTGATAAAGACGCCGAGAAATTTTTGAAGGCTAGAGCAGATGAGCTCGTGCCCGGAGGGATGCTAGTTATTACCATGCCAGGTATCCGCGATGGGATGCCTTGTATCGAGACACCTATTGGGTTGATGCATGATTTCATGGGATCCATTTTCATGGATATGGCAAAAGAG GGATTAGTAAGTGAAGCAGAtgtggattcattcaacttacCGATTTACTCCGCCTCCCCAGGAGAGATGTTGGGATTAGTAGAAAGAAATGGAGAGTTCAACATTGAGAGATTGGAGCTAGCAGACCCGACACCTCGCTTGGACGATCCGGTTGACATGGAAGCATGGACCTTGCATGTTCGGGCAGCCATGGATGGAATGTTCATGAACCACTTCAAgattgaagttgttgatgaaATGTTCGAACGTCTTATTGGAAAACTTGATGAGCTTTCTCCCCTGGTGGAATCCTGTAAGAAGGACGCAGCTCAGCTATTTGTTGTTTTGACTCGTAAATGA